The following DNA comes from ANME-2 cluster archaeon.
CCTTTATATGTTTGGTCTCACAGCAAATATGTTCTACTGCCAGTTCAATGGCACGCCTGGAACCATAAACCACTTCTGCATCCTCTATAGCCTTTGCTGCTTCCATTGTCAGCATACCCGGACCCACACCCACACCCACGATCTTCACAACACACCACCTGAGTCACGAATTACGGCGCCACTCCTGTCAACGAGCACGATCCTTGCACCTTCTGATCTTTCTACTGCAGCAGCCACTGCATCATCGATCAACTGACTATTTCTATCAGTTTCTATTAATTCCTGTACCGTATTAAACCCTGTTGCAATTAGAATACCAGGCACGGCCCATTTGAGTACCAGGCCTGGCAGGCCGCATATAATTGTTTCACCTTTAGATGCATTAATCCCTTCATCGATCCTGCTGCCTACCATAACTACTGTATGTTCGGGAAACAGCATCTGGGAATAACGCATACCTATTCTTCCTGTAGTCAGTACTACCCTGGATGCATCACTGACCAATTCCATTTTAACCTCACCCAGGTGGTCACTCCATGGTTCGACAAATCCGGTAGTACCTAAAACAGAGATACCCCCCATTACTCCAATAGCAGAATTCAATGTCTTTGCTGACACCTTCCCACCATCAGGTATGGATAATGTAACAACAGCACCCTCAAGTCCGGTCTCGCTCAATCCTTCCTTAATAGCATCCATTATCTGGAGTTTAGGTACAGGATTAATAGCAGGTTCGCCTGCCTTTACCTGCAAGCCTCCTTTTGTGACCGTACCTATACCATCTGCAGCTATCAACGAAATAGCCTTAGCAGGATGCGCTTTGGCTACAAACACCAGCCCGCCTATCACATCACTTGCATGGTCTCCTGGTATTTTCACAACTTCTGCCCTTCCTGCCAAAGCCCTGACATCCAGCTTTGCTCTTATACCGCAAGGTGTGGGAACCGAAACTGTCTTGATCATATCCTTTTTCTTCAGGGACAGGACTGCTGACTTGGCAGCAGCCGCAGATGTAGTTCCCGTAGTAAATCCCCGATTAAGGATATCTCCATTCGAAAGCACTACCAGCAGTCCGTCAGAAACACCCTTTT
Coding sequences within:
- a CDS encoding cobalt-precorrin-5B (C(1))-methyltransferase, with the translated sequence MIDPVNNFTIPQEWIDKVAIPLDELKKGVSDGLLVVLSNGDILNRGFTTGTTSAAAAKSAVLSLKKKDMIKTVSVPTPCGIRAKLDVRALAGRAEVVKIPGDHASDVIGGLVFVAKAHPAKAISLIAADGIGTVTKGGLQVKAGEPAINPVPKLQIMDAIKEGLSETGLEGAVVTLSIPDGGKVSAKTLNSAIGVMGGISVLGTTGFVEPWSDHLGEVKMELVSDASRVVLTTGRIGMRYSQMLFPEHTVVMVGSRIDEGINASKGETIICGLPGLVLKWAVPGILIATGFNTVQELIETDRNSQLIDDAVAAAVERSEGARIVLVDRSGAVIRDSGGVL